CACGGCCGGTGCTCATAGGGCAGCCCGTAAAGCCGCAGCGCAATCGCCACGCGGCGGACGAAGGGGGAGTCGTATTGGCCGATCAGGATCATTTCTGCAGATACCTCTCTCATCGTCATGGCCGGACTTGATCCGGCCATCCACGTCTTTGCCTCACCTCAAAGTAAGTAAGACGTGGATCACCGGGTCAAGCCCGGTGATGACGGTCGGATGGATGCCCGGATCAAGTCCGGGCATGACGGCTGAATGCGTTGCAGCGCTCAGCTCCGCCGCGAAGCGCCTGCAAGACGCCGGTCCATCACCCTTGCGCCGCTTCCCGTTCCATGTCGCGGCCGGAGAGGTCCTCGCTTTGCATGTGGGCGTAGTCGCGCGCCATCTCCCGCATCAGGAATTTTGCCGGAACGTCGTGGAACGAGCCGTGATCGCAGACATATTGCATGTAGGTCCGCCCCTCGCCGTCGAAGGGATGCAGCAGCGCGTCGGTGTGGCCGTCGAAATCGAGCGGATGCACGCCGACCTTGGCGCACAGCGTGGCGTTGAAGGTCGGGGTGGCCTTGCGCCAGGCGCCGTCGACATGGACTTCGGTGTAGCCGTGCCAGGTGAAGATATCCGTGCCCATGCTCCGGCGCAGCTTCTCGGTCGTGAGGTGGTTGCGCACGTCGGCGAATCCGACACGGGCGGGAATGCCGTGGACGCGGCAGGCGGCGGCGTAAAGCGCCGCCTTGCCGACGCAATAGCCGACCCCGGCCGCCAGCACGCTGGAGGCCCGGAACGTCTCTGATGTGCGCATGTTGACGTAAGGGTTATAGCGGATGCCGTCGCGCACCGCTCTGTAGAGCAGGCTGGCCTTCTCGCGGTCGGAGGCGTCAGCCGCAGCGGCGGCGGCGGCGAAGCTTTGCACGGCCGGATGGTCGCTGTCGATATAGTCGCCGGGATCGGTGTAGAGGCGGCGGATCGTGTCGGGAAGGTCGGTCATGCCGCAAGTCTAGCAAGCGGGGGTCGGTTGGCAAATGGTGTTGCTAACTCCCTCGCCGCAACAGCGCCGGCACCCGCCGCAGCGGCTTGAACGGCGCGATCTTGTCGGCGTCGCCGAAGGTCGACCATGGCCGGTGCTCGTGGCCGAGCCTATCGCCACGCGGCGGACCAAGGGGGAGCCGTATTGGCCGATCAGGATCATGGGGGACTCGGAGCGCTATCCAACGACAAAGACCGTCGCAATGCTGTAGTTATCATCTGCATTTCGCAGCGCCATCTTATCGCTCAATATCTTGATAACAGCTTGAGGAGTCCGCACTTTCGAGGTCAAGACAAAAAGCTCTCGCAAGGGGATCTTGTTGTGAAACCCATCGCTTGAGAAGAAAAATCTATCACCGAGCATTAACGGAAAACTACCGGCGTCGATTTTCGGCTCTCCCTTGATGCCAAGCGCGCTCTCCAGAATGTTTTTACGCGGATAATCTTCGAATTGAGCTTTAGTTATCGCACCCGACGAGAGCAATCTTTGGGCTTCTGTATGATCGACCGTGAGCCTGCGAATGCCTGCATTGCGAGCAACCGATATTCGCGTGTCTCCGCAGTGTACAAACTCCATCAAGCCGCTTCGGAATATTGCTCCTGACAACGTTGTTGCCATTGTACGTATTTCGGGGCTCCGCTGTTGATACTCCCGTATCTGCGAATGAATGTGAAGCGCCACCGATTGAAGATCGACGTTTCGTTCCGAAGCCAGATCAACGAATGTCTCGACTGCCAGCATTGACGCAATTCTGCCGCCGGCATGCCCTCCCAACCCATCAGCCACGGCAACTACTAGGTTGGCAGCACCAAATTCCTTCAGTCCAATCGCATCCTGATTTTCAGGACGCGGCCCTGCGCTTGTCAGAGAATCTACTACGAAACGCATTAGCAGATTTCACCTAGAGTGTGAGCTAGCAGGGGGTGGAGGGACGTACGACTGACATGTATTGATCGCTCGAGATGAGAGACCGCCCTGCATACCTTTTCGTCGGAAGCGCGAAATTCAATCGCCAGACGCTTAGCAACGGGTTCGTCTAAGTCTGCGGAACATAGGCTTACAAACATTCGTTCAACGTACCAGCGATTGTGCGAGGTCCCCATCAATAACAGCGCCATTAGACACTCGACTTTCGCCGTGATTGGAACCGATGAAATAAGGGCGGAAAGACGATCGGCAATGCCGTCACAGGCGTCAAAGTTGAATCCGGACGACGCAACCCATTCCGCATACACAACCGCCAACCTACCGGCGTTATCAGGGGCCTGGCCGCAGAGCTCCTCTATACGTTCGAGACTCAACTTCCTAAGCAGGGATTTGCCGTCCTCGCTCGCCAGGTTATCCTCTACGAATTCTACAAACCGGCTCCATATGGCTGGCGTCATCGGTCCCGGCTTTTCTAAATGCTCGGCCAACTCCTTCGCCTGGTCGTTTTGTAAGGCGGGCGCCTTGGGATCTATTGATATTAGGGCATCTAAAAAAGCACGGACGGATTTGAACCTTCGGGCCGGATCAGTTCGGGTACATCCCAATAGAACTTGGGCGTAGTCGCCATCCTCCTTGATTTCTTGGCATGGTACCCGATCCTTCTGTCCAACAATGTCGTGGAGTATGCATCCCAAGGAATAGATGTCTGATTGGGCCGATGCGCGCCTCAAATCAGCAGTGATCTCTGGGGCTGTGTAATAGTCGGATCCCTTCGCCATTCCAGTGGTCGTTAATTTGGAGAGCGTCGAGTCTTTTTGAGAAATCAATCCGAAATCGCTCACTGCATAGAATTGGGAATCACCTTCTTGGAATCGGAGAATATTGTGTGGCTTTAAGTCTCGATGATAAATATCTAGGGAGTGGAGCTCTTCGAGAGCCGCAACAATATCACTAATAACCGAAATGAAATTACCGCCACACGTGCGATCCTTATCTAGGTCATCACCTAAGCTAGAAAGCGCAACTGGCATCAAGTAGTAGGGCTTATCACCCTCTAAATTTTCACCAACAACCGGAACAATGTTTCGGTGACGAAGGCCCTGCTGCATCTTAGCTTCACGAATGAATCGTTTTCTGACGTTACTGACCATCTCCTCCGAGAAATTCTGACTATTTGAGAACGTTTTTCGGGCAAATGGCATTCCCTTGTCGTCAGTAACCAAATCGACGACTCCGAAGCCTCCCGCACCGAGTTGTTTGACAAGTTTCACTGAAATACCTCGACAGCAGCCCCATTCTATTGCGCTTTTACCACATTACTTGTGTTAGATTGACTGTGTCCAAAGGGCTACCCCTCCCCCTCATCGCTCGCCAACAGCCCCTTCACCGCCCTCGCCCACCCCGCCAGCTTGCGCTCGCGCGTCGCAGCAGACATCGCCGGCTTGAAGCGGTGCTCCAGCCGCCAGTTGTCGGCAAACTTCGCCGGCTCGGGATAGACGCCGGCGGCGAGGCCGGCGAGATAGGCGGCGCCGAGCGCGGTGGTTTCCTGGATCATCGGGCGGTCGACCGGCGCGTCCAAGAGGTCGGCGAGGCGTTGCATGGTCCAGTCCGAGGCGGTCATGCCGCCGTCGACGCGGAGCACGACATGGGCCGCCTTGGCATCCGGCCAGTCGGCGCGCATCGCGGCCCACAAGTCAAACGTCTGGTAGCAGACGCTTTCGAGCGCGGCATGGGCGAGTTCGGCGGGACCGGTGTTGCGGGTCAGCCCGAACAGCGCGCCGCGCACCCGCGGATTCCAGTAGGGGGCGCCGAGGCCGACGAAGGCCGGCACCAGGTAGACCGACTGCATCGAATCGGACTTGTCGGCGAGCGGGCCGGTCTCCGAGGCCTGCCTGATGATGCCGAGCCCGTCGCGCAGCCACTGCACCGCGGAGCCGGCGACGAAGATCGAGCCTTCGAGCGCGTAGGTGCGCTGGCCGTTGAGCTGGTAGGCGATGGTGGTGAGCAGCTTGTTCTTCGAGTTAACCGGCGTGGCGCCGGTGTTGAGCAGCGCGAAACAGCCGGTGCCGTAGGTCGACTTCATCATGCCCGGCGCAAAGCAGGCCTGGCCGATGGTGGCGGCCTGCTGGTCGCCGGCGATGCCGGAAATCGCGATCGCGCCGCCAAACAATTCGGGCACGCTGTCGCCGAAATGGTGCGAGGAATCCTTCACCTCCGGCAACAGCGAGCGCGGCACCCGCAAAAGCTTCAGGAGGTCGTCGTCCCACTGCCCGGTGTGGATGTTGAACAGAAGCGTGCGCGAGGCGTTGGTGGCGTCGGTCGCGTGCGCCTTGCCGCCGGTCAGCCGCCACAGCAGATAGCAATCGACGGTGCCGAACAGCAGTTCGCCACGCTCGGCGCGCTCGCGGGCGCCGGGGACGTGATCGAGGATCCAGGCGACTTTGGTGCCGGAGAAATAGGGATCGACGATCAGGCCGGTCTTGCCTGTTATCGCCGGCTCATGGCCTTCGGCCTTCAATTTGGCGCAGATGTCGGCGGTGCGGCGATCCTGCCAGACGATGGCGCGGTGGATGGCCTGCCCGGTGGCGCGGTCCCACACCACGGTGGTCTCACGCTGGTTGGTGATGCCGATCGCGGCGATGTCCTTTGCCGTGACGCCGGCTTTCTTCAGCGCCTCGCGGCAGACCGCGATGGTCGAGGTCCAGATGTCCTCCGGCTCGTGCTCGACCCAGCCGGAGGCCGGAAAATGCTGCGGGAATTCCTGTTGCGCGGTCGCGGCGATCGAGATGTCGCCGCGAAACACGATGGCGCGCGAGGATGTGGTGCCCTGATCGATGGCCAGCACAAAGGACATGACGTTGCTTCCCGGCGGTTGGGTGGTGTTATAGGCAAGGCAAGCGGATTGGGGGTGGTTCGTCAATATGGGCGGGAGCGAGCGTGCTTCTTCACGAACGGCGCGCCCCCTCTCCCGCGCTTGCGGGGGAGGGTTGGGGTGGGGGCTCTTGCCGCAAAGGGATTCGCGGAGGCAGCCCCCACCTGCCTCGCTTTGCTCGGCACCCTCCCCCGCAAGCGGGAGAGGGAAGAGAGCTACACCGACGCGGTGGTAACCCCGCCGTCGACCACGATGGTCTGGCCGGTCATGAAGCTCGAGGCGTCGGAGCCGAGATAGGCGACGGCGCCGGCGATTTCGTCGGGTTCGCCGATCCGGCGCAAGGGCGTGGTGGCGCAGCGGCGCTTCAGGCGTTCTTCGTCTTCCCACAGCGCTTTCGCGAAATCGGTTTTGATCAGGCCCGGCGCGACGCAATTGACGCGCACGCCCTTCGGGCCCCATTCGCCGGCGAGGCTGCGGCACAGCGCGAAATCCGCCGCCTTGGAAATCCCGTAGGCGCCGATCACGGTGGAGCCACGCAGGCCGCCGATCGAGGAGATGATGACCACCGAGCCGTTGCCGCGCTCGGCCATCTGCGGGATCGCCAGCTGGCAGAGCCAGATGTTGCTCTTGACGTTGGAGTTCATGATCTTGTCGAAGGCCTCGTCCGTGATGTCGAGCAGCGGGCCGTAATAGGGATTGACCGCGGCGTTGCAGACCAGGATGTCGATCTTGCCGTAGTGCATGATGGCCCCCTTGATCAGCACCTCGACTTCCGCGCGATGCGAGATGTTGCAGGGGATGACGTGGGCGTCGCCGCCCGCCTTGCGGATGCCAGCAGCCACTTCCTGGCAGGCATCGATCTTGCGGCTGGAGATCACCACCTTGGCGCCGAGCTTCGCCAGCAGTTCGGCCGAGGAGCGGCCGATGCCGCGGCTCGAGCCGGTGACGACGGCGACCTTGCCGGTGAGATCGAACGGGGTGTTTTTCATCGTTTGATACCTCCCTGTTTTTTTCTCCTCGTCATTGCGAGGAGCAAAGCGACGAAGCAATCCATGCCCGAGCCCGCGGCCCTATGGATTGCTTCGCTTCGCTCGCAATGACGCTGAGGGGGCGCGTTGCTTGCTCCGACAGAGGCGATTGCCCCTTACACCAATCCCCCGCCGTCACTGACGCGGCGCAGGTGGTATTCGGTGTCGCCGAAGGTGTTCTCGATCATGGTCAGCCGCTTGAAGTAGTGGCCGATCCTGGCCTCCTGGGTCATGCCGATGCCGCCATGGAGCTGGATCGACTGCTGGCCGACGAATTTCGCCGACTTGCCGATCTGCACCTTGGCCGCGGCAACGGCGGTTGCGCGCTCCTTGGCGTTGTCGAAATCGGCCGCCATGGTCGCGAACATCGACATGCTGCGGGCCTGCTCGACGGCGACGAACATGTCGGCGGCGCGATGCTGCAGGGTCTGGAAGCTGCCGATCGCCACGCCGAACTGCTTTCGGGTCTTGAGATATTCGACGGTGGTCTTCAGCGATTCATCCATCGCGCCGACCGCTTCCGCGCACAGCGCGGTGCGGGCCTCGTCGACCACGCGCTCGATCAAGGCGAGGCCGTTCTCGGGGTCGCCGATCGCCGCGTCGGCGCCGACCTCGACGCCGGTGAAGGCGATGTCGGCCGCGTGCAGGCCGTCCTGGGTCGGATAGCCCTTTTTCGTGATGCCCTTGGCGTTGGCCGGCACCAGGAACACGCCGATGCCGGTCTTATCGCGCTGGCCGCCCTTGGTGCGCGCGGTCACCACGAAGCTGTCGGCGTTCTCGCCGTTGATGACGACGAACTTCTCGCCGTCGATCACCCAGCCGTCGCCCTTCTTCTTCGCCGTGGCGGTGACGTCGGAAAGGTCATAGCGCGAATTCTTCTCGAGCTGCGCAAAGGCAAAGGTCTTGCTGCCGTCGATGATGCCGGGAATATGCGCGGCCTTCTGCGCCGCCGAGCCGCCATGGCGCAGGAAGCCTCCCGCGATCACCACGGTCGGCAGATAGGGCTCCAGCACCATCGCCTTGCCGAGCGCCTCCATCACGATCATGGTCTCGACCGCGCCGGCGCCGAAGCCGCCGTCGGCTTCCGGGAACGGCAGGCCGAGCAGGCCCTGTTCGGCGAGCTTGCTCCAGACGGCCTTGCTCCAGCCGCCCTTCTCCGCCCTGTATTTCTTGCGCGCGTCGAAGTCGTAGGAGTCGTTCAACAGCCCGTCGACGCTTTCCTTGAGAAGCCGCTGCTCCTCGGACAGATCAAAATCCATGTTCTCTACTTTCCTTGATACTTAGAAGCGAGTCATTCCGGGGCACGCGTCTTCGCGTGAACCCGGAATCTCCGGGTGCCACAATCTCGAGATTCCGGGTTCGCGCTCACGCGCGCCCCGGAATGACGGTCACAACCCCAGCACGGCCTTGGTGATGATGTTGCGCTGGATCTCGTTGGAGCCGCCGTAGATCGAGACCTTGCGGTTGTTGAAGTAGCTCGGCGCGATCTGCGCAGTCCAGTCCATCGCCTCGTTGCTGCCGTCCTCGCCGTGCTCGTCATAGGGCGCCGCGAACGGGCCGATCACTTCCATCAAGAGTTCGGTGGTGGTCTGCTGGATTTCCGAACCCTTGATCTTCAGGACCGAGGACGCCGGATTGGGCTTGCCCTTGCCGTGCTTGCCTTCATCGGCGACGACGCGCAGCTGGGTGAGCTCGAGCGCCTTGAGCTCGATCTCGCAGGCGGCGAGCTTCTCGCGGAAGCCCTGGTCCTGGATGATCGGCTTGCCGCCGGATTCGACCTTGGAGGCGAGTTCCTTGATGCGGCGCAGCCGCTCCTTGGAGACGCCGACCCGGGCGATGCCGGTGCGCTCGTTGCCGAGCAGGAACTTGGCGTAATCCCAGCCCTTGTTCTCCTCGCCGATCAGGTTCTCGACCGGCACCTCGACGTCATCGAAGAACACCTCGTTGACCTCGTGGCCGCCGTCGATGGTCTCGATCGGGCGCACCGTGACGCCCTTCGACTTCATGCTGAACACGATGAAGGAGATGCCCATCTGCTTCTTCGCAT
The genomic region above belongs to Bradyrhizobium sediminis and contains:
- a CDS encoding transglutaminase-like domain-containing protein — protein: MTDLPDTIRRLYTDPGDYIDSDHPAVQSFAAAAAAADASDREKASLLYRAVRDGIRYNPYVNMRTSETFRASSVLAAGVGYCVGKAALYAAACRVHGIPARVGFADVRNHLTTEKLRRSMGTDIFTWHGYTEVHVDGAWRKATPTFNATLCAKVGVHPLDFDGHTDALLHPFDGEGRTYMQYVCDHGSFHDVPAKFLMREMARDYAHMQSEDLSGRDMEREAAQG
- a CDS encoding PP2C family protein-serine/threonine phosphatase, with amino-acid sequence MRFVVDSLTSAGPRPENQDAIGLKEFGAANLVVAVADGLGGHAGGRIASMLAVETFVDLASERNVDLQSVALHIHSQIREYQQRSPEIRTMATTLSGAIFRSGLMEFVHCGDTRISVARNAGIRRLTVDHTEAQRLLSSGAITKAQFEDYPRKNILESALGIKGEPKIDAGSFPLMLGDRFFFSSDGFHNKIPLRELFVLTSKVRTPQAVIKILSDKMALRNADDNYSIATVFVVG
- a CDS encoding serine/threonine protein kinase, with protein sequence MKLVKQLGAGGFGVVDLVTDDKGMPFARKTFSNSQNFSEEMVSNVRKRFIREAKMQQGLRHRNIVPVVGENLEGDKPYYLMPVALSSLGDDLDKDRTCGGNFISVISDIVAALEELHSLDIYHRDLKPHNILRFQEGDSQFYAVSDFGLISQKDSTLSKLTTTGMAKGSDYYTAPEITADLRRASAQSDIYSLGCILHDIVGQKDRVPCQEIKEDGDYAQVLLGCTRTDPARRFKSVRAFLDALISIDPKAPALQNDQAKELAEHLEKPGPMTPAIWSRFVEFVEDNLASEDGKSLLRKLSLERIEELCGQAPDNAGRLAVVYAEWVASSGFNFDACDGIADRLSALISSVPITAKVECLMALLLMGTSHNRWYVERMFVSLCSADLDEPVAKRLAIEFRASDEKVCRAVSHLERSIHVSRTSLHPLLAHTLGEIC
- the glpK gene encoding glycerol kinase GlpK, with amino-acid sequence MSFVLAIDQGTTSSRAIVFRGDISIAATAQQEFPQHFPASGWVEHEPEDIWTSTIAVCREALKKAGVTAKDIAAIGITNQRETTVVWDRATGQAIHRAIVWQDRRTADICAKLKAEGHEPAITGKTGLIVDPYFSGTKVAWILDHVPGARERAERGELLFGTVDCYLLWRLTGGKAHATDATNASRTLLFNIHTGQWDDDLLKLLRVPRSLLPEVKDSSHHFGDSVPELFGGAIAISGIAGDQQAATIGQACFAPGMMKSTYGTGCFALLNTGATPVNSKNKLLTTIAYQLNGQRTYALEGSIFVAGSAVQWLRDGLGIIRQASETGPLADKSDSMQSVYLVPAFVGLGAPYWNPRVRGALFGLTRNTGPAELAHAALESVCYQTFDLWAAMRADWPDAKAAHVVLRVDGGMTASDWTMQRLADLLDAPVDRPMIQETTALGAAYLAGLAAGVYPEPAKFADNWRLEHRFKPAMSAATRERKLAGWARAVKGLLASDEGEG
- a CDS encoding SDR family NAD(P)-dependent oxidoreductase: MKNTPFDLTGKVAVVTGSSRGIGRSSAELLAKLGAKVVISSRKIDACQEVAAGIRKAGGDAHVIPCNISHRAEVEVLIKGAIMHYGKIDILVCNAAVNPYYGPLLDITDEAFDKIMNSNVKSNIWLCQLAIPQMAERGNGSVVIISSIGGLRGSTVIGAYGISKAADFALCRSLAGEWGPKGVRVNCVAPGLIKTDFAKALWEDEERLKRRCATTPLRRIGEPDEIAGAVAYLGSDASSFMTGQTIVVDGGVTTASV
- the pimD gene encoding pimeloyl-CoA dehydrogenase small subunit, which encodes MDFDLSEEQRLLKESVDGLLNDSYDFDARKKYRAEKGGWSKAVWSKLAEQGLLGLPFPEADGGFGAGAVETMIVMEALGKAMVLEPYLPTVVIAGGFLRHGGSAAQKAAHIPGIIDGSKTFAFAQLEKNSRYDLSDVTATAKKKGDGWVIDGEKFVVINGENADSFVVTARTKGGQRDKTGIGVFLVPANAKGITKKGYPTQDGLHAADIAFTGVEVGADAAIGDPENGLALIERVVDEARTALCAEAVGAMDESLKTTVEYLKTRKQFGVAIGSFQTLQHRAADMFVAVEQARSMSMFATMAADFDNAKERATAVAAAKVQIGKSAKFVGQQSIQLHGGIGMTQEARIGHYFKRLTMIENTFGDTEYHLRRVSDGGGLV
- the pimC gene encoding pimeloyl-CoA dehydrogenase large subunit; the protein is MDLAFSKEEAAFREEVRAFFRDNVPTETRRKLVEGRHLSKDEMVAWWRILNKKGWGVSHWPKEYGGTGWSSVQHYIFNEELQMHPAPAPLAFGVSMVGPVIYTFGNEKQKKQYLPRIANVDDWWCQGFSEPGSGSDLASLKTKAERKGDKYIINGQKTWTTLAQHADMIFCLCRTDTNAKKQMGISFIVFSMKSKGVTVRPIETIDGGHEVNEVFFDDVEVPVENLIGEENKGWDYAKFLLGNERTGIARVGVSKERLRRIKELASKVESGGKPIIQDQGFREKLAACEIELKALELTQLRVVADEGKHGKGKPNPASSVLKIKGSEIQQTTTELLMEVIGPFAAPYDEHGEDGSNEAMDWTAQIAPSYFNNRKVSIYGGSNEIQRNIITKAVLGL